Proteins co-encoded in one Gossypium arboreum isolate Shixiya-1 chromosome 11, ASM2569848v2, whole genome shotgun sequence genomic window:
- the LOC108473418 gene encoding serine/threonine-protein kinase ATG1a isoform X2 yields the protein MMTTRVDYGGPGPGQVRLVGDYILGPRIGSGSFAVVWRSRHRQHGLEVAVKEIDKKLLSSKVSESLLKEINILSTINHPNIIQLFEAIETEDRIFLVLEYCDGGDLAAYIQRYGKVSEEVARHLMRQLAAGLQVLQKEHLIHRDLKPQNLLLTKGSTPQLKIGDFGFARSLTPENLADTLCGSPLYMAPEIIQNKKYDAKADLWSVGAILFQLVTGKPPFDGNNQLQLFQNILRSTELQFPEGALEELHPDCVNLCRNLLRHDPVERLTFREFFDHKFLGERSKKVGLELDSSRLQSEAMVEKFDSSASEKKSPLPYRDLIDISSINQKSFSSFGCGKASQTKEHSSVKGALGAVALTGCDSKGKSVDNQCSPAELRADSLEGIEKEYVLVNSRSASMETFSYYLETSLQDYSTLKCQAKKSDQEPAVSLEKETAESSAASAKSPQLQGSDLQTSSESAMLREVQRLNILHPSRLQLLHQYALAIAEIAQGKYNAGLFVESFSVELVVLAIWKKALQICSSWKTSAPENESPGSNSGNQPTTTIQSSAGLAPNSGDNVDLNKPSSACIWAEQGFIDAYDRAEKLSCHLQDMDATAQMPDAMEIIYQTALTIGTSGAVDEYMENKGSAAALYSKAMVLLSFIVGEAASLPLNPPFSLTPANKKRIQTYINKLQTHQSQFLTAATFPKLSADFHTK from the exons ATGATGACGACGAGGGTGGATTACGGGGGACCGGGTCCTGGCCAGGTCCGACTAGTCGGAGACTATATTCTGGGTCCAAGAATCGGGTCGGGTTCATTCGCGGTGGTTTGGAGGTCAAGGCATCGACAACATGGGTTGGAAGTCGCAGTTAAAGAGATTGACAAGAAACTGCTGAGCTCCAAAGTCAGTGAAAGTCTGCTTAAGGAGATAAACATTCTCAGCACTATTAATCACCCCAACATCATCCAACTTTTTGAAGCCATTGAG ACTGAAGATAGGATATTTCTAGTGTTGGAATATTGCGATGGAGGGGATCTCGCTGCTTATATTCAAAGATATGGAAAAGTATCGGAGGAAGTTGCCAGGCATCTTATGAGGCAATTGG CTGCAGGATTGCAAGTTCTTCAAAAAGAACACCTTATTCATCGGGATTTAAAGCCGCAG AACTTACTGTTAACTAAAGGATCAACTCCGCAATTGAAGATAGGAGATTTTGGTTTTGCAAG ATCCTTGACACCTGAAAACTTGGCTGATACACTATGTGGTTCACCATTGTACATGGCACCTGAGATTATCCAGAATAAGAAGTATGATGCAAAG GCTGATTTGTGGAGTGTTGGGGCAATCTTATTTCAACTGGTCACTGGGAAGCCACCATTTGATGGCAATAATCAACTACAG CTGTTCCAGAATATATTGAGGTCCACTGAATTGCAGTTTCCAGAAGGAGCCCTGGAAGAATTACATCCTGATTGTGTTAATCTCTGCAGAAATCTGTTACGACATGATCCGG TTGAGCGACTGACATTCAGGGAATTTTTCGATCACAAGTTCCTTGGTGAGAGAAG CAAAAAGGTGGGCCTTGAGCTGGACTCATCACGTCTTCAATCAGAAGCAATGGTTGAGAAGTTTGATTCTTCTGCCTCTGAGAAGAAATCTCCATTACCTTATCGGGATCTCATAGACATATCTAGCATAAATCAGAAATCATTTAGTTCATTTGGATGTGGTAAGGCATCACAAACAAAGGAACACTCCAGTGTCAAAGGTGCTCTTGGGGCAGTGGCTCTTACTGGATGTGATAGCAAAGGAAAATCTGTTGATAACCAGTGTTCACCAGCTGAGCTCAGAG CTGACTCATTGGAAGGTATTGAGAAGGAATACGTTCTAGTCAATTCTCGTTCCGCATCGATGGAGACTTTCTCTTATTACCTTGAGACGTCCCTCCAAGATTATTCAACTTTGAAGTGCCAAGCAAAGAAGAGTGACCAGGAACCAGCAGTTTCTCTGGAGAAGGAGACCGCTGAAAGTTCTGCCGCTTCTGCAAAATCTCCACAGTTGCAGGGATCAGATTTGCAAACATCATCTGAATCAGCTATGCTAAGGGAAGTACAGAGACTTAACATATTGCATCCCTCAAGGCTGCAGTTATTGCATCAGTATGCACTGGCTATTGCAGAAATAGCTCAAGGAAAG TATAATGCAGGACTATTTGTAGAATCATTTTCAGTTGAACTTGTTGTCTTGGCTATATGGAAGAAAGCTCTTCAGATCTGTAGCTCTTGGAAAACCTCTGCTCCAGAAAATGAATCACCTGGAAGCAATTCAGGCAATCAACCTACTACCACTATTCAGAGCAGCGCAGGCTTGGCTCCAAATTCAGGTGACAATGTAGATTTAAACAAGCCTTCATCTGCTTGCATCTGGGCAGAGCAAGGATTTATCGATGCTTATGATCGTGCCGAGAAGTTGTCATGTCATCTTCAAGATATGGATG CTACAGCACAGATGCCTGATGCCATGGAAATAATATATCAAACCGCACTCACTATCGGGACAAGTGGCGCT GTAGATGAGTATATGGAGAACAAAGGTAGTGCAGCGGCATTGTACTCTAAAGCAATGGTTTTACTTTCATTTATTGTAGGAGAGGCGGCAAGTCTTCCATTGAACCCACCATTTTCATTGACTCCTGCCAATAAGAAGCGAATTCAGACATACATTAACAAGTTGCAGACTCATCAATCTCAGTTTCTAACAGCAGCAACGTTTCCTAAGCTGTCTGCAGACTTCCACACCAAATGA
- the LOC108473418 gene encoding serine/threonine-protein kinase ATG1a isoform X3, producing the protein MMTTRVDYGGPGPGQVRLVGDYILGPRIGSGSFAVVWRSRHRQHGLEVAVKEIDKKLLSSKVSESLLKEINILSTINHPNIIQLFEAIETEDRIFLVLEYCDGGDLAAYIQRYGKVSEEVARHLMRQLAAGLQVLQKEHLIHRDLKPQNLLLTKGSTPQLKIGDFGFARSLTPENLADTLCGSPLYMAPEIIQNKKYDAKADLWSVGAILFQLVTGKPPFDGNNQLQLFQNILRSTELQFPEGALEELHPDCVNLCRNLLRHDPVERLTFREFFDHKFLGERSKKVGLELDSSRLQSEAMVEKFDSSASEKKSPLPYRDLIDISSINQKSFSSFGCGKASQTKEHSSVKGALGAVALTGCDSKGKSVDNQCSPAELRVADSLEGIEKEYVLVNSRSASMETFSYYLETSLQDYSTLKCQAKKSDQEPAVSLEKETAESSAASAKSPQLQGSDLQTSSESAMLREVQRLNILHPSRLQLLHQYALAIAEIAQGKYNAGLFVESFSVELVVLAIWKKALQICSSWKTSAPENESPGSNSGNQPTTTIQSSAGLAPNSGDNVDLNKPSSACIWAEQGFIDAYDRAEKLSCHLQDMDATAQMPDAMEIIYQTALTIGTSGAERRQVFH; encoded by the exons ATGATGACGACGAGGGTGGATTACGGGGGACCGGGTCCTGGCCAGGTCCGACTAGTCGGAGACTATATTCTGGGTCCAAGAATCGGGTCGGGTTCATTCGCGGTGGTTTGGAGGTCAAGGCATCGACAACATGGGTTGGAAGTCGCAGTTAAAGAGATTGACAAGAAACTGCTGAGCTCCAAAGTCAGTGAAAGTCTGCTTAAGGAGATAAACATTCTCAGCACTATTAATCACCCCAACATCATCCAACTTTTTGAAGCCATTGAG ACTGAAGATAGGATATTTCTAGTGTTGGAATATTGCGATGGAGGGGATCTCGCTGCTTATATTCAAAGATATGGAAAAGTATCGGAGGAAGTTGCCAGGCATCTTATGAGGCAATTGG CTGCAGGATTGCAAGTTCTTCAAAAAGAACACCTTATTCATCGGGATTTAAAGCCGCAG AACTTACTGTTAACTAAAGGATCAACTCCGCAATTGAAGATAGGAGATTTTGGTTTTGCAAG ATCCTTGACACCTGAAAACTTGGCTGATACACTATGTGGTTCACCATTGTACATGGCACCTGAGATTATCCAGAATAAGAAGTATGATGCAAAG GCTGATTTGTGGAGTGTTGGGGCAATCTTATTTCAACTGGTCACTGGGAAGCCACCATTTGATGGCAATAATCAACTACAG CTGTTCCAGAATATATTGAGGTCCACTGAATTGCAGTTTCCAGAAGGAGCCCTGGAAGAATTACATCCTGATTGTGTTAATCTCTGCAGAAATCTGTTACGACATGATCCGG TTGAGCGACTGACATTCAGGGAATTTTTCGATCACAAGTTCCTTGGTGAGAGAAG CAAAAAGGTGGGCCTTGAGCTGGACTCATCACGTCTTCAATCAGAAGCAATGGTTGAGAAGTTTGATTCTTCTGCCTCTGAGAAGAAATCTCCATTACCTTATCGGGATCTCATAGACATATCTAGCATAAATCAGAAATCATTTAGTTCATTTGGATGTGGTAAGGCATCACAAACAAAGGAACACTCCAGTGTCAAAGGTGCTCTTGGGGCAGTGGCTCTTACTGGATGTGATAGCAAAGGAAAATCTGTTGATAACCAGTGTTCACCAGCTGAGCTCAGAG TAGCTGACTCATTGGAAGGTATTGAGAAGGAATACGTTCTAGTCAATTCTCGTTCCGCATCGATGGAGACTTTCTCTTATTACCTTGAGACGTCCCTCCAAGATTATTCAACTTTGAAGTGCCAAGCAAAGAAGAGTGACCAGGAACCAGCAGTTTCTCTGGAGAAGGAGACCGCTGAAAGTTCTGCCGCTTCTGCAAAATCTCCACAGTTGCAGGGATCAGATTTGCAAACATCATCTGAATCAGCTATGCTAAGGGAAGTACAGAGACTTAACATATTGCATCCCTCAAGGCTGCAGTTATTGCATCAGTATGCACTGGCTATTGCAGAAATAGCTCAAGGAAAG TATAATGCAGGACTATTTGTAGAATCATTTTCAGTTGAACTTGTTGTCTTGGCTATATGGAAGAAAGCTCTTCAGATCTGTAGCTCTTGGAAAACCTCTGCTCCAGAAAATGAATCACCTGGAAGCAATTCAGGCAATCAACCTACTACCACTATTCAGAGCAGCGCAGGCTTGGCTCCAAATTCAGGTGACAATGTAGATTTAAACAAGCCTTCATCTGCTTGCATCTGGGCAGAGCAAGGATTTATCGATGCTTATGATCGTGCCGAGAAGTTGTCATGTCATCTTCAAGATATGGATG CTACAGCACAGATGCCTGATGCCATGGAAATAATATATCAAACCGCACTCACTATCGGGACAAGTGGCGCT GAGAGGCGGCAAGTCTTCCATTGA
- the LOC108473418 gene encoding serine/threonine-protein kinase ATG1a isoform X1 produces the protein MMTTRVDYGGPGPGQVRLVGDYILGPRIGSGSFAVVWRSRHRQHGLEVAVKEIDKKLLSSKVSESLLKEINILSTINHPNIIQLFEAIETEDRIFLVLEYCDGGDLAAYIQRYGKVSEEVARHLMRQLAAGLQVLQKEHLIHRDLKPQNLLLTKGSTPQLKIGDFGFARSLTPENLADTLCGSPLYMAPEIIQNKKYDAKADLWSVGAILFQLVTGKPPFDGNNQLQLFQNILRSTELQFPEGALEELHPDCVNLCRNLLRHDPVERLTFREFFDHKFLGERSKKVGLELDSSRLQSEAMVEKFDSSASEKKSPLPYRDLIDISSINQKSFSSFGCGKASQTKEHSSVKGALGAVALTGCDSKGKSVDNQCSPAELRVADSLEGIEKEYVLVNSRSASMETFSYYLETSLQDYSTLKCQAKKSDQEPAVSLEKETAESSAASAKSPQLQGSDLQTSSESAMLREVQRLNILHPSRLQLLHQYALAIAEIAQGKYNAGLFVESFSVELVVLAIWKKALQICSSWKTSAPENESPGSNSGNQPTTTIQSSAGLAPNSGDNVDLNKPSSACIWAEQGFIDAYDRAEKLSCHLQDMDATAQMPDAMEIIYQTALTIGTSGAVDEYMENKGSAAALYSKAMVLLSFIVGEAASLPLNPPFSLTPANKKRIQTYINKLQTHQSQFLTAATFPKLSADFHTK, from the exons ATGATGACGACGAGGGTGGATTACGGGGGACCGGGTCCTGGCCAGGTCCGACTAGTCGGAGACTATATTCTGGGTCCAAGAATCGGGTCGGGTTCATTCGCGGTGGTTTGGAGGTCAAGGCATCGACAACATGGGTTGGAAGTCGCAGTTAAAGAGATTGACAAGAAACTGCTGAGCTCCAAAGTCAGTGAAAGTCTGCTTAAGGAGATAAACATTCTCAGCACTATTAATCACCCCAACATCATCCAACTTTTTGAAGCCATTGAG ACTGAAGATAGGATATTTCTAGTGTTGGAATATTGCGATGGAGGGGATCTCGCTGCTTATATTCAAAGATATGGAAAAGTATCGGAGGAAGTTGCCAGGCATCTTATGAGGCAATTGG CTGCAGGATTGCAAGTTCTTCAAAAAGAACACCTTATTCATCGGGATTTAAAGCCGCAG AACTTACTGTTAACTAAAGGATCAACTCCGCAATTGAAGATAGGAGATTTTGGTTTTGCAAG ATCCTTGACACCTGAAAACTTGGCTGATACACTATGTGGTTCACCATTGTACATGGCACCTGAGATTATCCAGAATAAGAAGTATGATGCAAAG GCTGATTTGTGGAGTGTTGGGGCAATCTTATTTCAACTGGTCACTGGGAAGCCACCATTTGATGGCAATAATCAACTACAG CTGTTCCAGAATATATTGAGGTCCACTGAATTGCAGTTTCCAGAAGGAGCCCTGGAAGAATTACATCCTGATTGTGTTAATCTCTGCAGAAATCTGTTACGACATGATCCGG TTGAGCGACTGACATTCAGGGAATTTTTCGATCACAAGTTCCTTGGTGAGAGAAG CAAAAAGGTGGGCCTTGAGCTGGACTCATCACGTCTTCAATCAGAAGCAATGGTTGAGAAGTTTGATTCTTCTGCCTCTGAGAAGAAATCTCCATTACCTTATCGGGATCTCATAGACATATCTAGCATAAATCAGAAATCATTTAGTTCATTTGGATGTGGTAAGGCATCACAAACAAAGGAACACTCCAGTGTCAAAGGTGCTCTTGGGGCAGTGGCTCTTACTGGATGTGATAGCAAAGGAAAATCTGTTGATAACCAGTGTTCACCAGCTGAGCTCAGAG TAGCTGACTCATTGGAAGGTATTGAGAAGGAATACGTTCTAGTCAATTCTCGTTCCGCATCGATGGAGACTTTCTCTTATTACCTTGAGACGTCCCTCCAAGATTATTCAACTTTGAAGTGCCAAGCAAAGAAGAGTGACCAGGAACCAGCAGTTTCTCTGGAGAAGGAGACCGCTGAAAGTTCTGCCGCTTCTGCAAAATCTCCACAGTTGCAGGGATCAGATTTGCAAACATCATCTGAATCAGCTATGCTAAGGGAAGTACAGAGACTTAACATATTGCATCCCTCAAGGCTGCAGTTATTGCATCAGTATGCACTGGCTATTGCAGAAATAGCTCAAGGAAAG TATAATGCAGGACTATTTGTAGAATCATTTTCAGTTGAACTTGTTGTCTTGGCTATATGGAAGAAAGCTCTTCAGATCTGTAGCTCTTGGAAAACCTCTGCTCCAGAAAATGAATCACCTGGAAGCAATTCAGGCAATCAACCTACTACCACTATTCAGAGCAGCGCAGGCTTGGCTCCAAATTCAGGTGACAATGTAGATTTAAACAAGCCTTCATCTGCTTGCATCTGGGCAGAGCAAGGATTTATCGATGCTTATGATCGTGCCGAGAAGTTGTCATGTCATCTTCAAGATATGGATG CTACAGCACAGATGCCTGATGCCATGGAAATAATATATCAAACCGCACTCACTATCGGGACAAGTGGCGCT GTAGATGAGTATATGGAGAACAAAGGTAGTGCAGCGGCATTGTACTCTAAAGCAATGGTTTTACTTTCATTTATTGTAGGAGAGGCGGCAAGTCTTCCATTGAACCCACCATTTTCATTGACTCCTGCCAATAAGAAGCGAATTCAGACATACATTAACAAGTTGCAGACTCATCAATCTCAGTTTCTAACAGCAGCAACGTTTCCTAAGCTGTCTGCAGACTTCCACACCAAATGA